From one Pseudomonas fluorescens genomic stretch:
- a CDS encoding hybrid sensor histidine kinase/response regulator, with product MPSSELQSLRQQLEQLKQQNNLLKARLAKRNGAAPVPAEQAEADTQQRYRFLFEAMDEGFCIIEFFDGPHGPLSDYVHIEANAAYAMHAGIDNVVGQKLREMVPEEADGWIARYGAVLHSGNPIRFEQELVATGRHLDICAFRMEPAGRKQVAVLFQDVTARKRAEFALKRLNQELEQRVAQAMAERKILTDVVEATLAQIQVVDLDMRWLAINRAARDEFQRIFGLTPSVGDSLPTKMAKHPDDCARGLLLWTRALTGEAFVEIAEFGAGDQHHHYELRFSPLHDGHGQLIGAYLFAYDISERVREQKRLRKTEEALRQAQKMEAVGQLTGGIAHDFNNLLTGISGSLELSRNLLGRGRHEQIAPYLRTAQDVCNRAASLVHRLLAFSRRQTLEPRTIDVNRLVSGMSELIRRSVGPHIETEVFTANATCRASIDSSQLENALLNLCINARDAMPAGGRITIETRHLQADEQVAAHLDLKPGDYLALSVSDNGSGMPPQVLARAFDPFFTTKPMGQGTGLGLSMVYGFVRQSGGQVRVYSEPGQGTSVHLYLPRLDNASLPPSGSQPTAHTRRELRDMTVMLVDDEATIRMLVGEVLSDLGYAKLEFGDGHSALAALQSGATVDLLISDVGMPGGMNGQQLVAAARQLRPGLKVLFITGYAEQAVLGTGVFEPTTRVLTKPFSLDNLAQRIEEMIG from the coding sequence ATGCCGTCGAGCGAACTGCAGTCCCTGCGTCAGCAACTTGAGCAGTTGAAGCAGCAAAACAACCTGCTCAAAGCCCGGCTCGCCAAGCGCAACGGCGCGGCCCCCGTACCTGCCGAGCAAGCCGAGGCCGATACCCAGCAGCGCTACCGCTTTCTGTTCGAGGCCATGGACGAAGGTTTTTGCATCATCGAGTTCTTCGACGGCCCCCATGGCCCGCTCAGCGACTACGTCCACATCGAAGCCAACGCCGCCTACGCCATGCATGCCGGTATCGACAATGTGGTCGGGCAGAAGCTGCGGGAGATGGTGCCCGAGGAGGCCGACGGCTGGATTGCCCGTTACGGTGCGGTGCTGCACAGCGGCAATCCGATCCGCTTTGAGCAAGAACTGGTGGCCACCGGCCGCCACCTGGATATCTGCGCGTTTCGCATGGAGCCGGCCGGCCGCAAGCAGGTCGCGGTGCTGTTCCAGGATGTAACTGCGCGCAAGCGCGCCGAATTCGCCCTCAAGCGGCTCAACCAGGAGCTGGAACAACGGGTTGCCCAGGCGATGGCAGAACGCAAGATCCTCACCGATGTGGTCGAAGCCACCCTGGCACAGATCCAGGTGGTGGATCTGGACATGCGTTGGCTGGCAATCAACCGCGCTGCCCGCGACGAGTTCCAGCGGATTTTCGGCCTGACGCCGAGCGTCGGCGACAGCCTGCCCACAAAGATGGCCAAGCATCCCGATGACTGCGCCCGCGGCCTGCTGCTATGGACACGGGCGCTCACAGGTGAAGCGTTCGTCGAGATTGCCGAGTTTGGCGCAGGCGACCAGCACCACCATTACGAACTGCGCTTCAGCCCGCTGCATGACGGGCACGGGCAACTGATCGGTGCTTACCTGTTCGCCTACGACATCAGCGAGCGGGTCCGCGAGCAAAAACGCCTGCGCAAGACCGAAGAAGCCCTGCGCCAGGCGCAGAAAATGGAAGCGGTGGGCCAGCTCACCGGTGGTATCGCCCATGACTTCAACAACCTGCTGACCGGGATCAGCGGCTCCCTGGAGCTGTCGCGCAACCTGCTCGGACGCGGCCGCCATGAACAAATCGCCCCCTACCTGCGCACCGCCCAGGACGTGTGCAACCGCGCCGCGTCCCTGGTCCATCGGCTGCTGGCGTTTTCCCGGCGTCAGACCCTGGAACCGCGCACCATCGACGTCAACCGCCTGGTCAGCGGCATGAGCGAACTGATCCGCCGCAGCGTCGGCCCGCACATCGAGACCGAGGTGTTTACCGCCAACGCGACCTGCCGGGCCAGCATCGATTCATCGCAACTGGAAAACGCCCTGCTCAACCTCTGCATCAACGCCCGTGACGCCATGCCGGCCGGTGGCCGGATCACCATCGAAACCCGTCATCTGCAGGCCGATGAGCAGGTCGCCGCGCACCTGGACCTCAAGCCCGGTGACTACCTGGCCCTGAGCGTCAGCGATAACGGCAGCGGCATGCCGCCGCAGGTGCTGGCGCGTGCCTTCGACCCGTTCTTTACCACCAAGCCGATGGGCCAGGGCACGGGCCTGGGGCTGTCGATGGTCTATGGTTTCGTGCGCCAGTCCGGTGGCCAGGTACGGGTGTATTCGGAGCCGGGCCAGGGCACCAGCGTGCACCTGTACCTGCCGCGTCTGGACAACGCCAGCCTGCCGCCCAGCGGGTCGCAGCCAACGGCCCACACCCGGCGTGAACTGCGCGACATGACGGTGATGCTGGTCGATGACGAAGCGACCATTCGCATGCTGGTCGGTGAGGTGCTCAGCGACCTGGGTTACGCCAAGCTCGAATTCGGCGACGGCCACAGCGCCCTGGCGGCCCTGCAAAGTGGCGCGACCGTCGACCTGTTGATCAGCGATGTCGGCATGCCCGGCGGCATGAACGGCCAGCAACTGGTAGCCGCCGCCCGTCAATTGCGGCCCGGATTGAAAGTGCTGTTCATCACCGGTTACGCCGAGCAGGCGGTGCTCGGCACTGGGGTGTTCGAGCCTACTACGCGGGTGCTGACCAAGCCGTTCAGCCTCGATAACCTGGCCCAGCGTATCGAGGAAATGATCGGCTGA
- a CDS encoding SDR family oxidoreductase, with translation MDKVIVITGASRGIGAATARLAARAGYRICINYLRDDEAAQRVLAEVRELGAEAIAVKADVSVEDEIIQLFQRVDAELGPVTALVNNAGTIGHQSRVEEVSEFRLLKLMKTNVVGPMLCAKHALQRMSTRHGGQGGSIVNVSSVAARLGSPNEYVDYAASKGALDTFTVGLAKEVAGEGVRVNAVRPGYIFTDFHALSGDPQRVSKLEPGIPMGRGGQAEEVAEAIIWLLSDQASYATGSFLDLGGGR, from the coding sequence ATGGACAAGGTTATCGTGATCACCGGCGCCAGTCGCGGTATTGGCGCCGCCACCGCACGCCTGGCCGCACGTGCCGGTTACCGTATCTGCATCAACTACCTGCGTGACGACGAGGCTGCCCAGCGGGTGCTGGCCGAGGTTCGCGAGCTGGGCGCCGAGGCCATTGCGGTCAAGGCCGACGTCAGTGTCGAGGATGAGATCATCCAGCTGTTCCAGCGCGTCGATGCCGAGCTGGGCCCGGTCACCGCGCTGGTCAACAATGCCGGTACCATCGGCCATCAGAGCCGGGTCGAGGAGGTGTCGGAGTTTCGCCTGCTCAAGCTGATGAAGACCAACGTGGTCGGGCCGATGCTGTGCGCCAAGCATGCGCTGCAACGCATGTCGACCCGCCATGGCGGGCAGGGCGGCAGCATCGTCAACGTCTCGTCGGTGGCGGCGCGGCTGGGTTCGCCCAACGAATACGTCGACTACGCTGCCTCCAAAGGCGCGCTGGATACCTTCACCGTGGGCCTGGCCAAGGAAGTGGCCGGTGAAGGGGTGCGGGTCAATGCCGTGCGCCCGGGTTACATCTTCACCGACTTCCACGCCCTCAGCGGTGACCCGCAGCGGGTCAGCAAGCTTGAGCCGGGCATCCCCATGGGCCGCGGTGGGCAGGCAGAGGAAGTGGCCGAGGCGATCATCTGGTTGCTCTCGGACCAAGCCTCTTATGCCACTGGCAGCTTCCTCGATCTGGGCGGCGGGCGCTGA
- a CDS encoding sterol desaturase family protein, with protein sequence MQAIKAYFKRHGHGPFKLGDGRISGYISATLGLLSLLAVLCFLFPQWLTFAEFRKVYSVHFARTVLLIGLILAFALGTLNILLNKRKRLGFTGISAAGLAMFLGGTNIQTETIGQTPYSLGLDWFVLALLVSAVIFIPLEKLYAKDPQQNILRPHWRTDLSYFFVSHMLVQFILIFVTASSSWLAGWVVSDTLQAKVQSLPIVVQFLLAVFVADLGQYWLHRLYHVVPWMWRFHAVHHSSTHMDWLAGSRIHFCEILLTRTGVLAPLILLGFSPQAMNAYVILVGVQAVLAHANVRIDGGWLNYLLVLPRYHHWHHARHKDYIYKNYAIHTPLVDMLFGTFKLPPKEWPARYGVFGKDLPEGIVRQHLYPLRKAEPKAPVPPPAA encoded by the coding sequence ATGCAGGCAATCAAGGCCTATTTCAAACGCCACGGCCACGGCCCGTTCAAGCTCGGCGACGGGCGTATCAGCGGCTACATCTCGGCCACCCTGGGGCTGCTCAGCCTGCTGGCGGTGCTGTGCTTCCTGTTTCCGCAGTGGCTGACCTTTGCCGAGTTTCGCAAGGTCTACAGCGTGCACTTTGCCCGCACCGTGCTGCTGATCGGGCTGATCCTGGCTTTTGCCCTGGGCACCCTGAACATCCTCCTCAACAAGCGCAAGCGCCTGGGCTTTACCGGCATCAGCGCGGCAGGGCTGGCGATGTTTCTCGGCGGCACCAACATCCAGACCGAAACCATCGGCCAGACCCCGTACTCGCTGGGCCTGGACTGGTTCGTGCTGGCGCTGCTGGTGTCGGCGGTGATCTTCATCCCGCTGGAAAAACTCTACGCCAAGGATCCGCAGCAGAACATCCTGCGCCCGCACTGGCGTACCGACCTCAGCTACTTTTTCGTCAGCCACATGCTGGTGCAGTTCATCCTCATCTTCGTCACCGCCTCGTCCAGCTGGCTGGCCGGCTGGGTGGTCTCCGATACCTTGCAGGCCAAGGTGCAAAGCCTGCCGATCGTGGTGCAGTTTCTGCTCGCGGTGTTTGTCGCCGACCTCGGCCAGTACTGGCTGCACCGCCTGTATCACGTGGTGCCGTGGATGTGGCGTTTTCATGCAGTGCATCACTCGAGCACGCACATGGACTGGCTGGCCGGTTCGCGCATCCACTTCTGCGAGATCCTTCTGACCCGTACCGGGGTGCTGGCGCCGCTGATCCTGCTGGGTTTCTCGCCCCAGGCGATGAACGCCTATGTGATCCTGGTCGGCGTGCAGGCAGTGCTGGCCCATGCCAACGTGCGCATCGACGGCGGCTGGCTCAACTACCTGCTGGTGCTGCCGCGCTATCACCACTGGCATCACGCCCGGCACAAGGATTACATCTACAAGAACTACGCGATCCACACGCCGCTGGTGGACATGCTGTTCGGCACCTTCAAGCTGCCGCCCAAGGAATGGCCGGCGCGTTACGGCGTGTTCGGCAAGGACTTGCCTGAAGGCATCGTGCGCCAGCACCTGTACCCGCTGCGCAAAGCCGAGCCCAAGGCGCCAGTACCGCCACCGGCTGCCTGA
- a CDS encoding copper resistance system multicopper oxidase produces the protein MLRHPTRRTFVKGFAAGSALAGLGLWRLPAFAAPPVLANELSGEHFELFIGQTPVNLTGRPRTALTINNSLPGPTLRWREGDTVTLRVRNRLSEPTSLHWHGIILPANMDGVPGLSFAGIEAGGEYLYRFTLEQHGTYWYHSHSGLQEQAGVYGAIVIEPKEPEAHRYQRDYVLLLSDWSDQAPFELMATLKKQSDAFNYHKRTVGDFIDDVASNGWQQTITERKAWAAMRMSPTDLADISAATYTYLLNGQPPDGNFTCLFQPGDSVRLRLINGSAMSYFDFRIPGLKLTVIAADGQPVQPVEVDELRIAVAETYDVLVRVGDLPAYTLYAQSMDRTGYARGTLARSNGLSAEVPEPDPRPILSMADMGHGAMAGMGGMDHSQMAGMDHSKMAGMQQHPASESANPLVDMQTMNPKPNLADPGIGLRNNGRRVLTYADLKSTFADPDGREPSREIELHLTGHMERFAWSFNGIKFSDAEPLRLTYGERLRITLVNDTMMAHPIHLHGLWSDLEDEHGRFQVRKHTLDIPPGSRRSYRVSADALGRWAYHCHLLYHMEMGMFREVRVDE, from the coding sequence ATGCTTCGACACCCGACCCGTCGCACCTTCGTCAAGGGCTTCGCCGCCGGCAGCGCCCTGGCCGGCCTCGGCCTCTGGCGCCTGCCGGCGTTTGCCGCGCCCCCCGTGTTGGCCAATGAACTGAGCGGCGAGCACTTCGAGCTGTTCATCGGTCAGACCCCGGTGAACCTCACCGGCCGCCCGCGCACGGCGCTGACCATCAACAACAGCCTGCCCGGCCCGACCCTGCGCTGGCGTGAAGGCGACACCGTAACCTTGCGGGTGCGCAACCGCCTGAGCGAGCCGACCTCGCTGCACTGGCACGGGATCATCCTCCCGGCCAACATGGATGGCGTACCGGGCCTGAGCTTTGCCGGCATCGAAGCCGGTGGCGAGTACCTCTACCGCTTTACCCTGGAGCAGCACGGCACCTACTGGTACCACAGCCATTCCGGCTTGCAGGAGCAGGCCGGGGTCTACGGGGCGATCGTCATCGAACCCAAAGAGCCTGAAGCCCATCGCTATCAGCGCGACTACGTACTGTTGCTCAGCGACTGGAGCGACCAGGCCCCCTTTGAGCTGATGGCGACCCTGAAAAAACAGTCGGACGCCTTCAACTACCACAAGCGCACCGTCGGCGACTTCATCGACGATGTCGCCAGCAACGGCTGGCAGCAAACCATTACCGAACGCAAGGCCTGGGCCGCCATGCGCATGAGCCCCACCGACCTTGCCGACATCAGCGCCGCCACCTACACCTACCTGCTCAACGGCCAGCCGCCGGACGGCAACTTCACCTGCCTGTTCCAGCCCGGCGACAGCGTGCGCCTGCGCCTGATCAACGGCTCGGCCATGAGCTACTTCGATTTTCGCATCCCGGGCCTGAAACTCACGGTCATCGCCGCCGATGGCCAGCCCGTGCAGCCGGTCGAAGTCGACGAGTTGCGCATCGCCGTGGCCGAAACCTATGACGTGCTGGTGCGGGTCGGCGACCTGCCCGCCTACACCCTGTATGCGCAGAGCATGGACCGCACAGGCTACGCCCGTGGCACCCTGGCACGTAGCAACGGGCTGAGCGCCGAGGTGCCGGAGCCGGACCCGCGACCGATCCTGAGCATGGCCGACATGGGCCACGGCGCCATGGCGGGCATGGGCGGCATGGACCACAGCCAGATGGCCGGTATGGACCACTCGAAGATGGCTGGCATGCAGCAGCACCCAGCCAGCGAAAGCGCCAACCCGCTGGTCGACATGCAGACCATGAACCCCAAGCCCAACCTCGCCGACCCGGGCATTGGCCTGCGCAACAACGGCCGCCGGGTGCTGACCTATGCCGACCTGAAAAGCACCTTCGCCGACCCCGATGGCCGCGAGCCGTCACGGGAGATCGAACTGCACCTGACCGGGCACATGGAGCGCTTCGCCTGGTCGTTCAACGGCATCAAGTTCTCCGACGCCGAGCCACTGCGCCTGACCTACGGCGAGCGCTTGCGCATCACCCTGGTCAACGACACGATGATGGCCCACCCGATCCACCTGCATGGCCTGTGGAGTGACCTGGAAGACGAACACGGGCGTTTCCAGGTGCGCAAGCACACCCTCGACATCCCGCCAGGCAGCCGCCGCAGCTACCGGGTCAGCGCCGACGCCCTGGGGCGCTGGGCCTATCACTGCCACCTGCTCTATCACATGGAGATGGGTATGTTCCGCGAGGTACGCGTCGATGAATGA
- a CDS encoding copper resistance protein B: MNEPILRPLLGGFALLALLASEEARAEIMDHAAMGHGAMNHQGMKHSIAPNSPRTPLRPITDADRQAAFPPLPGHQVHDRQTNWAMTVEQLEYQNFDSSSALKWDANAWIGGDIDRLWLRTEGEREQGVTHKAELQALWGHAISPWWELVGGLRQDFKPASGQTWAAFGIQGTPLYGLELEATLYAGEREQTALRLESSYAILLSNRWILEPSLEANFYGRNDATRDQGSGLADSEIGLRLRYEITRGFAPYLGISFNRAYGNNAEQIRDEHGDIGQTRLVAGVRLRF; encoded by the coding sequence ATGAATGAGCCCATCTTGCGCCCGCTGCTCGGCGGCTTCGCCCTACTGGCCTTGCTGGCCAGTGAAGAGGCGCGTGCCGAAATCATGGATCATGCCGCCATGGGCCACGGAGCCATGAATCACCAGGGTATGAAGCACAGCATCGCGCCCAACTCGCCACGCACGCCGCTGCGCCCGATTACCGACGCCGACCGCCAGGCGGCCTTCCCGCCGCTGCCCGGTCATCAGGTCCACGACCGGCAGACCAACTGGGCAATGACGGTCGAGCAACTGGAGTACCAGAACTTCGACAGCAGCAGCGCCCTGAAGTGGGACGCCAACGCCTGGATCGGCGGCGATATCGACCGCCTGTGGTTGCGCACTGAAGGCGAGCGCGAACAGGGCGTGACCCACAAGGCCGAACTGCAGGCGCTCTGGGGGCATGCCATCAGCCCCTGGTGGGAACTGGTCGGTGGCCTGCGCCAGGACTTCAAGCCGGCCAGCGGCCAGACCTGGGCCGCCTTCGGCATCCAGGGCACGCCACTGTACGGGCTGGAGCTGGAAGCCACCCTGTATGCTGGCGAACGCGAGCAAACCGCGCTGCGCCTGGAGAGCAGTTACGCTATCCTGCTGAGCAATCGCTGGATCCTCGAACCATCGCTGGAGGCCAATTTCTACGGCCGTAACGACGCGACCCGGGACCAGGGCAGCGGCCTTGCCGACAGCGAGATCGGCCTGCGCCTGCGCTACGAAATCACCCGCGGCTTTGCCCCTTACCTGGGCATCAGCTTCAATCGGGCCTACGGCAACAACGCCGAGCAAATCCGTGATGAGCACGGCGATATCGGCCAGACCCGCCTGGTCGCCGGGGTTCGCCTGCGTTTCTAG
- a CDS encoding DUF411 domain-containing protein, which produces MLSKKIVAFGLLALSTLAQAGQTIDVYRDPNCGCCKEWIKHLQDNGYTVNDHVEPNMSAVKQRLGVAPRLASCHTGVIDGKFVEGHVPAEQIKLLAKRPDLKGLAVPGMPMGSPGMEMGDHKDAYQVIGLTAEGQDEVVANY; this is translated from the coding sequence ATGCTGAGCAAGAAAATCGTCGCCTTCGGCCTGCTGGCCCTGAGCACTCTGGCCCAGGCCGGGCAGACCATCGATGTGTACCGTGACCCCAACTGCGGCTGCTGCAAGGAGTGGATCAAGCACCTGCAAGACAACGGCTACACGGTCAACGACCATGTCGAGCCGAACATGAGCGCGGTCAAGCAGCGCCTGGGCGTCGCTCCGCGCCTGGCCTCGTGTCATACCGGGGTGATCGACGGCAAATTCGTCGAAGGCCATGTACCGGCCGAACAGATCAAGCTGTTGGCCAAGCGTCCCGACCTCAAGGGCCTGGCCGTACCGGGCATGCCCATGGGCTCGCCGGGCATGGAAATGGGTGACCACAAGGACGCCTATCAGGTCATCGGTTTGACCGCCGAGGGCCAGGACGAAGTGGTCGCCAACTACTGA
- a CDS encoding YqaA family protein, translating into MLSYWALFLSAFGAATLLPLQSEAVLIGLLLRQPDAVVSLLLIATAGNVLGSIVNWLLGRGIEHLRDKRWFAFKTEQLEKAQRRYQRYGQWSLLLSWMPVIGDPLTLIAGIMREPFWRFLLLVTVAKAGRYLVLALLTLGWMQH; encoded by the coding sequence ATGCTCAGTTATTGGGCGCTGTTTCTCAGCGCCTTCGGCGCAGCGACCTTGCTGCCGCTGCAATCGGAAGCGGTGTTGATCGGTTTGCTGCTACGCCAGCCTGACGCCGTGGTCAGCCTGTTGCTGATCGCCACCGCAGGCAACGTGCTGGGTTCGATCGTCAACTGGCTGCTGGGGCGTGGCATCGAGCACCTGCGCGACAAGCGCTGGTTTGCGTTCAAGACAGAGCAACTGGAAAAGGCCCAGCGCCGCTACCAGCGCTATGGCCAGTGGTCACTGCTGCTGAGCTGGATGCCAGTGATCGGCGACCCGTTGACGCTGATTGCCGGGATCATGCGCGAGCCGTTCTGGCGCTTTTTGCTCCTGGTCACTGTCGCCAAAGCCGGCCGTTACCTGGTGCTGGCGTTGCTTACCCTGGGTTGGATGCAGCACTAG
- a CDS encoding DinB family protein, with translation MAEPLSHHLLTMAYHNGWANHRVYKACRQLSQDEFVAPRASFFPSIKATLNHILTVDWFYLQALECEQRGEAPDPDSERFFEPEEPYATCLQLHAEQLQADHRLIAYCRQLRDDQLRRYVSIVRPDWVQREQRLRLLSHLFEHQIHHRGQVHAMLSDTSVRPPQLDEFFCEEQAHLRAQDFAELGWSEAQIWGH, from the coding sequence ATGGCCGAGCCTCTTTCGCACCACCTGCTGACCATGGCCTACCACAACGGTTGGGCCAACCACAGGGTGTACAAGGCCTGCAGGCAACTGAGCCAGGATGAGTTCGTCGCCCCACGGGCGAGTTTCTTCCCGTCGATCAAGGCCACCCTCAACCATATCCTCACGGTCGACTGGTTCTACCTGCAAGCCCTGGAGTGCGAGCAGCGCGGCGAAGCGCCCGACCCCGATAGCGAGCGTTTCTTCGAGCCCGAGGAGCCTTACGCCACCTGTCTGCAACTGCACGCCGAACAGCTGCAGGCCGATCACCGGCTGATTGCCTACTGCCGCCAGCTGCGCGACGACCAGTTACGCCGCTACGTGAGCATCGTGCGCCCCGACTGGGTGCAGCGAGAGCAACGCCTGCGCCTGCTGTCGCACCTGTTCGAGCACCAGATCCACCACCGCGGCCAGGTGCATGCAATGCTCAGCGACACCTCGGTGCGCCCGCCACAGCTGGATGAGTTTTTCTGTGAGGAGCAAGCGCACCTGCGTGCCCAGGATTTTGCCGAGCTGGGCTGGAGCGAGGCGCAGATCTGGGGGCACTAG
- the zapE gene encoding cell division protein ZapE, which yields MSCFTEQSPLTLYQQAIASEGFVSDPAQLQAATALQTCFEALQRGETPRGVYLWGPVGRGKTWLMDQFHACLQVPARRQHFHHFMRWVHQRLFQLNGTAEPLQALALSLAEEIRVLCFDELFVNDIGDAIILGGLFRVLFEAGVVIVATSNQPPEQLYSDGFNRERFLPAIAAIAQHMQVVAVAGEQDHRLHPGAAQQRYWVRDHGQPGALAQVFAQLRGEQASTDQPLQIGSRRLNVVQRCDSVLWCRYADLCEQPFAAMDFMALCDSFQAILLGEVPALGARQRPAKIARGTEDGAQRVVAGDRELPQLSVHDDSVRRFIALVDECYDRRIALYLEAEVPLEALYTQGYLEFPFRRTLSRLREMQLQRFC from the coding sequence ATGTCCTGCTTCACCGAACAGTCCCCCCTGACCCTCTACCAGCAGGCCATTGCCAGCGAAGGCTTTGTCAGCGACCCGGCCCAGTTGCAGGCCGCCACTGCCCTGCAAACCTGTTTCGAGGCCCTGCAGCGCGGTGAAACCCCACGGGGTGTCTACCTCTGGGGGCCAGTGGGGCGCGGCAAGACCTGGCTCATGGATCAGTTCCATGCCTGTCTGCAGGTACCGGCCCGGCGCCAGCATTTTCACCACTTCATGCGCTGGGTGCATCAGCGCCTGTTCCAGCTCAATGGCACTGCCGAGCCCCTGCAGGCCCTGGCCTTGTCCCTGGCCGAAGAAATCCGCGTGCTGTGTTTTGACGAGCTGTTCGTCAACGACATCGGCGATGCGATCATTCTCGGCGGCCTGTTCCGGGTGCTGTTCGAGGCCGGGGTGGTGATCGTTGCCACCTCCAACCAGCCGCCCGAGCAGCTCTACAGCGACGGTTTCAACCGCGAGCGCTTCCTGCCGGCAATTGCCGCCATCGCGCAGCATATGCAGGTGGTCGCCGTCGCAGGCGAGCAGGACCATCGCCTGCACCCCGGCGCGGCCCAGCAACGCTACTGGGTACGCGACCACGGCCAGCCCGGCGCCCTTGCGCAAGTATTTGCCCAGTTACGCGGTGAGCAAGCGAGCACTGATCAGCCGTTGCAGATCGGCTCGCGTCGCTTGAACGTGGTGCAACGCTGCGACAGCGTGCTCTGGTGCCGCTACGCCGACCTCTGCGAACAACCCTTCGCCGCCATGGATTTCATGGCCCTGTGCGACAGCTTCCAGGCCATCCTGCTCGGCGAGGTACCAGCACTCGGCGCCCGCCAGCGCCCGGCGAAGATCGCCCGTGGCACCGAGGACGGCGCCCAGCGGGTGGTGGCCGGCGACCGCGAACTGCCGCAGCTGTCGGTGCACGATGACAGCGTGCGGCGCTTCATCGCCTTGGTCGATGAATGCTACGACCGTCGGATCGCCTTGTACCTGGAGGCCGAGGTACCCCTGGAAGCGCTCTACACTCAAGGGTATCTGGAGTTCCCGTTCCGGCGTACGCTCAGCCGCTTGCGGGAGATGCAACTGCAACGCTTTTGCTGA
- a CDS encoding PQQ-dependent sugar dehydrogenase — translation MSPRTWLPTLMTAALLPLLAHAAPERDFKSEEGSVKVSTLAEGLRNPWALAFLPDGQGILVTERAGNLRIVSPEGKVGPPLGGVPEVWAQGQGGLLDVVLSPTFKQDRMVYLSYAEGGGEGGTAGTAVGRGRLSADNAKLEDFNVIFRQQPKLSSGNHFGSRLVFDRDGYLFIALGENNQRPTSQDLDKLQGKVVRILPDGTVPKDNPFVGRDNVRPEIWSFGHRNQQGAALNPWTGELWTHEHGPRGGDEINLPKPGKNYGWPIATHGINYSLMPIPEAQGEHVDGMIDPHHVWEKSPAISGMAFYDNPRFKPWDHSLFIGALAAQELIRLELNGDKVVHEERLLGELKARIRDVRVGPDGYLYLLTDESGGALLKVGLDL, via the coding sequence ATGTCCCCACGCACCTGGCTACCTACCCTGATGACCGCGGCGCTGCTGCCGCTGCTGGCCCACGCCGCACCCGAGCGCGATTTCAAGAGCGAGGAGGGCAGCGTCAAGGTCAGTACCCTCGCCGAAGGCTTGCGCAACCCCTGGGCCCTGGCGTTCTTGCCGGACGGCCAGGGCATCCTGGTCACCGAGCGCGCCGGCAACCTGCGCATCGTCAGCCCCGAAGGCAAAGTCGGGCCGCCCCTGGGCGGCGTCCCTGAGGTCTGGGCCCAGGGCCAGGGTGGTTTGCTCGATGTGGTGCTGTCGCCGACCTTCAAGCAGGACCGCATGGTCTACCTGTCCTATGCCGAAGGCGGCGGCGAAGGCGGCACGGCGGGTACCGCCGTGGGCCGCGGGCGCTTGTCGGCCGACAACGCCAAGCTTGAAGACTTCAACGTGATCTTCCGCCAGCAGCCCAAGCTCTCCAGCGGCAACCATTTTGGTTCGCGCCTGGTGTTCGACCGCGACGGTTATCTGTTCATCGCCCTGGGCGAGAACAACCAGCGCCCGACCTCGCAGGACCTCGACAAGCTGCAGGGCAAGGTGGTGCGCATTCTGCCCGACGGCACAGTGCCCAAGGACAACCCGTTCGTCGGGCGCGACAACGTGCGCCCTGAAATCTGGTCGTTCGGCCATCGCAACCAGCAGGGTGCGGCGCTCAACCCCTGGACCGGCGAGCTGTGGACCCACGAACACGGGCCCCGTGGCGGCGACGAGATCAACCTCCCGAAACCCGGCAAGAACTATGGCTGGCCGATCGCTACCCACGGCATCAACTATTCGCTGATGCCGATTCCGGAGGCTCAGGGCGAGCATGTCGATGGCATGATCGACCCGCACCATGTCTGGGAAAAATCCCCGGCCATCAGCGGCATGGCGTTCTACGACAACCCGCGCTTCAAGCCTTGGGATCACAGCCTGTTCATCGGCGCGCTGGCGGCGCAGGAGCTGATTCGCCTGGAGCTCAATGGCGACAAAGTAGTGCATGAAGAACGCCTGCTCGGCGAGCTCAAGGCGCGGATTCGCGATGTGCGGGTAGGGCCGGACGGCTATCTGTACCTGCTGACCGATGAGAGTGGCGGTGCGCTGCTCAAAGTCGGGCTGGATCTGTAG